CTCGTATTTAAGTTCAGTATGCTGCCTAGAGAGGAATACTCAGCTCGAGCCTCTTACGACCTTTACCACTACCTCGAATACGACGTCCCCGAGTTCCATGAGCGCTAATCGTATAATTCGTGTTTTatctatattataaaattttatgcattagttctagtatttattaatatatgttttatgtatAAATTATTAGAAGTTTAGAATTGTTTCCAGAGGTTTCACCCTCTAGCTATCTCAGTACAGTTTTAGAACGTACTACCAACAGTGTTTCAGAGCAGTTCTAACTAAGTTTCAGAAATACTTACAGGAACGGCGCTGGAAACTCAGTGTACCACATACtttatcaaattattcacattatttaaaaaaattcttttttaaacacaattttgaaacccaaaatttacagccgagttttgcaacttgactatgataccactaaatgtaacaccccaaacccaacctagacgttatgaccgaatctggagGTATCACATAGAATGAGTTTAGTTATGTAAAATTATTTCAGTCATTTAACTTGTATACTTTATGTCCATTTTCGAAAACGTTAATTAATTAGTTTACATGTCAAACCTATTTTACAGCGGAAGTCAAACAAACCGATACAGTTTGGAAATTCAAttcgtattttagaaaaaaacCTCTTTTGCGTGAAAATCGTCgatttcataaaattatttatcaaTGCATGCAAATTATTATCAAGCcaaaaattaatagttaaaagTTATAAAGTCTAGAGAGTCACAGAAATTAACAACTCTCAGAATAAAACCAAAATCgtaaataaaatcataatttaataattaaaagtagTTTACAGTCAAGTGGTCACCATTGAGTCTCTgcagcaccgatctgcctaactctgtggattacctgacagAGCAGataaacagatgtgagtttacataaacttagtatgtaacccaacagaattaagcatgcaaacatataGACCCATAGACACAGTCAGAAACAGATTCAAATTCAGATTCAGATCACAGAAATAGATATGCAGAAAtcttacccccatcctctacacaccaactccgtccatcTCATCACACCATGTAGGGTTAACAACACCCACCCATCATTACGCACCGTGTCGTGCCTTTaagacacatatcaaataatatgCAGTCGAGCTGTCAGAATATAGACATTTAATGCCAAACAGAACacttcctcctcatatacaaaTCTTACCCCACAATCATATATAGAAACAGATACAGAATAACATACtagacatgctcaacatgcttacGTATAGATATCAGAATAATCAGACATGCATAGCATTATCATAACGAGAACAGAATATCAAACTATTAGATCTACAGTTTTGGGTTTTGATTAGCCCTTATCGACCCTACGGTAGGCCTACAGTCGATTGGTATGACCTGTGCGACCTTAGCAGAAATTTCAGAAAAAtgagcccacatgcccgtgtggattacctgtgtgggcccacatgcccagattagccttgcccgtgtggcccacacaacctGGCCCAAAATTTACATGCCCGTATGACATGCTTGTGTGggttcacacacccgtgtacctacacacccaacttggcctagcccgtgtggcccacatggccacactcaagccaccacacggttgtgtgtcgCGCATGACCATACATTCATTGACCACATAGCCGTGTCTTGCACATGACATCAACAAGAGCGACCACACACCCATCTGACATCGACAATTCATTTTTCAGCTTTTGTCGAAGCCTCGTTTTCtgcatttcgggtacacacctggtatcattTTGCTGCAAAAAACCCTCCTGAGACCATCAGAACCTATAATCAGCATACCAAAGCTCAGAGTCAGACTTAATCCACGATTAAATCAAAACTACGAAATCAAAAACAATTCCATTCAAACAACCAACACTTACCCCTACACCCCGAACGATTTCGATTACAATTTCGCGAGAGGAGAGCCTTGTTCTTCGTGAATCACAACTACCAAAACAGAAAATAAGGCTTCAATTGGCAATGTTGAAAACGAAACTTCATAAACACAAACCCCACTTACCTATCAATTGAAAGAAGGTAGGACAATGAGAGACAGAGATTCATTGACAAACCGGAATAATAAAAAGAAGTAGGAAAACAGATGAGAAGCAAAAGAGTAGAGCAAAGACAAAAGAAAAGTGGACGTCAATCTTTCCTGGAAAgagagggaatttttttgaaaaaaagaataaaaataagataatacCATATTAACTCCCCAAAATCCCTCAAATCTCTCCCCACTAACCTATTAACAATCAACCTTCTCAGAAACCCAACTCCACCGAAACTCTCACATGCAACTGAGCAAAAATAATACCCACGCTCACGCACAGATTTGAATATATGACCTCCAACATACCAcccccttaccacttgaaccagcaggttcattctgatatgattttacaggaaatttaatataagcccattgAACAAAGATAAGGCTTGgataaaaaataaccaaaattaccaAGGGTGATACTTAACCTAAGACCTCACACAAACACCCAGTCActaaaccactaaagcagacatataTTTGTGTCAAAAACAAACAAAACAGAAATAAAAAAGCCAGGGCATTACGAATTCCAAGTGAAGCTAAATATAATTTGTATGAAAAaagataaataatttattttacagcaatgtaattaaaatagaaaaagaaaaagaaaaaataatatatttaaatttttatttaaaatttacttaGAAAATAAATGCTAATGGGATAATCGGATTACTCCACAAAGGATAAAGAGGAGGGCAATTGGATGATATTAGGCAAGTAAAGGTGGATAATGGAGAGAGATGAGTTAGGGGGTGGTTGATATAGATGTTTTTCTACTTGAGGACAAGACAAAGGCACATGGAGAGGAAGGCCCCCATtttttcattttccctttttttttgttcaattcaTTTTTACCCTCTTTTGAGGATTGAGATGCTCTTCAATACGGGCATTATAGAGGACAAGATGGTCTTTTACGTTTTTGTCCTTCCTTTTGTTTAGTACAAAACTTTCACTCTCCTATCATTCCTTGTCCCCTCCTACCTCTATTCACAACTCTACCCCACGGGTGGATTAAGTGGTGACGGAAGAGGTCCGACCTTTTCTCTAAAGTTACTTTTTAGTTTTCATTGTCAaaaaagttaatatgtaatttgtaTTTCGaacttgtttaaaaatatttaggtggtacttaaatttatattttgttatttaagtTGATATTTTTGTACTAACACAGTTAATTTATGCTGATGTAGCATTGATAGTCAATTTCATAGTGATATGTGATAGCTTCTCAAGATACCATGTCACggtcataaattaaaaatatttaaaacatataagttaataaaaaatataatttctttTTCACATCAAGAATGAACATAGATAAGTGGTTGTCCAATCCAGATGTATTttttagtaagtttatattttttaaataaaatatcatgttgtttatattattattatcaattgaaaattaaaatatataaaaattttaaatcatataaattaataaaaatataaaaatttacatTAAGAATGAATTTAGACAACTAGTTAACTAGATTTAAATTCATCTGGACAACTATTTTTCTGTATTCATTATAGACATGctttttagtatatatatttataatttttattaatttttatattatatattataaatttttatatatatttcaaaatattatacacttttgtatattttaatggtacataattttatattttcataaatttataattttatattgtatatttaaaaaataataataacctaaaattaatattttataaatatacatatgtatgaacTTATTAAAAATACATCTAGAATGAATCGACAATTATTGTCTAGATTCAAATGTGTTTGGACAATCATATGTCCAAGTTCAGGTTTTACATGAAAaaacaaattttttattaatttatataattttaaagatttttaatttcttaatttatgCCCACCACATAGTATACGAAGGCTACCACATGTCACCACTAGATTGGCTATCAATGTCACATGCAAGGTTAGAATGTTGAGAAGTGTCCAATAGAGtatgataaaatatttaaaaataaatatataaaagaaatgagACATGTGATAGTTTTTTAAGTATACTTATGGAATTAAAAAAAGGTACACTGCTAATATACCAAATATTAATCTAAAACAAAAATTAACTGAAAAAAACCAAATAATATAagtcaaattaaccaaagaaaaaaaacatatattaaataaacTAGTCAGCTTGTTGTTTAAACAAATTGATTAGACACGAGTTTGAACAAGGGAGTGAATAGTAAACAAAAGTGAATAGTaaacaaaacaaataattttGTTAACATAATTTAGAAACAATCCTACTCTAGAGAGCCTTATTTAGTGattgatttaatgaaaaatcaaTTCAATATCTCATTAGCTAACGTCGAATTTACCATTTCACAAAAATTAAATACAACCCTAATAGATGACCTCAACTTATTATAATCACTCACTCTAATCTTTCAATTACAAATAGTTTAAACAAATAATACCTATAAAATGAGTGAACACTATAAAATTTCTAAGCAAATAGGCATGTCACTCTAAAAAAAAGATGCAACTTCATAGCAAACTAGTTGCCTATTTATAGGCTCAAAATGGTAGTCGAGTCTATCAGTCCAAGTAGAGATAAGATCATTATTAGTAGCATAATAATCCTGGGTAATTAAATTCTCAAAACTTGTCTTTAGATAAAGTTTGAAAACCAAATACTATAAAGCATGTCGATTTCAGTCTTCTTTAACCCATCACTTTCGATAGTCATGGTTTGAAACAAAATATCACATGTCTTGGAGTCCATTTGCTACGGAGAAATACATGTGAAGGCTGAAGTAAAAAATGGCAACATTTAATACTGTTTAGATAATTTCAAAAGTTTGCCTGAATAGGTGTTTAAAATAAATATCGAAGTATCAATTTTGGACAATCTTGATCttaataatatcaaaattaatttatCCAATTTTATACTCAATTTTTTAGATTCTGATTCAATAGTGACGGTTTTTTCCAATCTCGATTATATGAGATATTGAAgtcaataaattaaataattttaatttaattggttCAACTGATTAgtcaaataaaatttcaaaatattgatcttttgaataattatttaaatatataataaattatgttTGATCCATCATGAAGTTTTTTAATTTGATTCATTTTCTTTTTGTAGAATTTGTAATATGGTTACATGTCAATAAGGAAATAGGTTAAGGTCAGAAAAGAAGCAGCTGCCTATAAAGAGTGTCCGTTGACGAAACAAGAAGATTCTCTGCTTCTTGCTCCACTAACCCATTAGATAAGGAGAAGAAAAGGTAGTATCTTAAGTTGACCTATCGGGAAGCCCCCGTAAAAGGTATATAGCCTCTATTGCTCTACCCTTTATTCTTTCAACAGTAGAATGCTCTCAACTTTTGCTACCTTAAGGGTCTCTTGCTCCATGTAGTCCAATCATCCCCGCTTAGAAATTAACCAACATTACTTAATTAAGCCTTAAAAGTACATGTCCTTTTGTTAATGTTATTCGTAAAATCGTAAAATCTTAGTGATGGTAAGCACACAACATTACAGCAGTCCTGGACACCGAGCCACCGTTTTGTCTCTTATAGGCAACTGCCTCCACTTGACTATATTGGGAAAAATGTGCTATATTTGTGTTATAAACACATAGAGATAAAATAAGTTGTATGTAGTAGTTGTTTACTTCATTCTTTAAACATGTGGTTGTAGGTTTGATTCTTGTTTATGAGGATATAACATATTTTATGATCAATCGTTTACTTCTACGAAGAGTACCCACGATAAGGAGATTAATCATTGTTATTGATTGTGGATACCCTGATTacgacaaaataaaacaaaataaaacaagcAGTTTAcaatatagagattaaattgcTTCAGTTATTTTGAAAGAGATTAATTTGTTCAATttcgaaattaaaaaaattaaaagattttttatgaaatgttatatgtgatttaaaaaattaaaaaaggtgTGTTAAGTGTTTGTAGGAAAAAAGTttgttgcatatatatatatataattttaagtaAATATTTATGACCGCTGAATCTTAATTTTAATATctttagtttaaaattttgatataaaatgATTTGAAATTAAGGTTATTGTGATAATCTGAATTCCCTTAATTGTGAATGattttaattagattttattttattttgagatttttattaaattataaagataatttattttatcaataaGCGTTGGGTGTAATGATAAATTATATTGTACTATTAATGAGAGATATAATTTTAAACAAGAAGTGTCCATCGGTTAGTTTGGATTGGGCCGAGGTTTGATTCTCAAAAAATTCTAAGTCTAAGTCCATTTTCGGGTCAATTTAGTTCACCAAAAAAGTCAATTTCACTATTctagaaataataaatattaaaaattatatttttaattgatacttttacatacttttataattaaatataaattttttaaaaaatattatttaaattgaatttgtttggcTGAGGTGCGAAATTCCTTGTTCAGGTTCGACCCTAGTCAGGTTAGGCCTATTGGGCCGGACGAGCTATTCAACTATTGAACAGGTCTAGTTCAAACATTGTAAACAATATTGTTGGGAGAAACAGTTATAAACCCCGAACATGTTTTGTAAAtcatatatgaaaaataaaaaaagaaaagaaaagaaaagaagagaatatAATTACCCTGCTAATCTTAGTTACAAAATGTAAAAGTTTCTAAACTACTTTCTAACTTCCAATTCTTAAAGTAAAGGAAGTTGATAATATAATTCACTTGAGGTATTTGAATTACAATAATGTCAATCAAAGTAAGATTTAATCACCTAATAATTActtgttataataatttttaattctccaattttacaaaaaataaagTTATTTTAACATTCCATTTAATTTTTGTCTCTTTTAGTtcttaaacttgtattttttgtcaaatcatcctaaaatgaatgaaaaattaaCATGTTTTTAACTTTCTTGATGTGGCATATACATGGATTGCCACATAGATGACATgtcatcatttaattaattttctaaaatattaaaaatattttttataattttcatattttaaataatttaatgattttaattttaaaataattttataatttttgaaattttaaaattttaaaaattaattaaatgttatcTTGTCATCTATGTTTATGCCATATagtaaagttaaaaatattaatttttcaaacattttaataataatttgacAAAAAGATAAGTTTAAAAGTTAAAAAGACTTTTGAAGACGAGGAATTTGATAATATTTTGTTATGGATAATATAATAGGAGTTgagtttattttaagttttatattaataCTTTTGAATTAGATGTTGTGTCTCGTGCTCTCTCTATATATACACTAGAAGCCATCATATGTGTTCGCTCATTTTCTCTGTTTCCTCGCTGCAAAGTACACCTTTTTAACTCATTAAGAGCCACCCAACCCATATTTATTTCAGGGTTTCTCCCTTATATAGCAAGTACGGGTTCTTCCTTTCTTTGATATCGACAATGCCTTCGAGGTTCTCCGACGCCTTTAGAGCCCACCCCCAACAACAACTCAAACACCCCGACTTCACCTCACTCCACGAACTGCCCGACTCTTACGCATGGAATCAACGCGATGACCCTTCCCCAGAAACCTTCGCCACTGAATCAGTGCCACTTGTCGATCTTAACGATCCTAATGCTCTTCAAGGTATTGGCCATGCATGCAAAACTTGGGGAATTTTCCAAGTCACCAACCATGGTATCTCCACAAGTCTCCTTGATATGGTGGAGCACACTTGCCGCTCCCTTTTCTCTTTACCAGTTCACCAAAAACTTAAAGCTGCAAGGTCTCCTGATGGCGTCTCCGGCTATGGATTTGCCAGGATTTCCTCCTTTTTTTCTAAGCTTATGTGGTCTGAGGGGTTCACTATTGTTGGGCCACCAGACGAGCATTTTCGCCAACTTTGGCCCCAAGATTTCAGCTACCACTGGTGAGCACCCATTGCACACATGCGAATGCACGTGCAAATTCTGATTATTATTGAATCTCTTTGTTCTGATATTTTTCTCTTTTGTGGCAAAACCCAACCCCCTCCCATTTGCTTTTCTTAATGCAATTAGCAAAGATTACAATGAAAGCTATGGACCCACGAAGTAGATTAGCAGTAGTAAtggagttaaaaaaaaaaaaaaaccaacccaCTTGTCAAGTGTTTGCTTGTTGTATCACCAGCATAATAGCAGCTTCACTGTTGCATACAGTATTCTGATTCTTTTGTAATTTGAttgtttcatttatttgtttCTTCCTCAGTGATGTGATTAAAGAATACAAGGAAGAAATGAAAAAGTTAGCCGGGAGATTGATGTGGCTCATGCTGGGCTCCCTAGGCATAATTGCCAAAGAGGATATCAAGTGGGCCGGCCCAAAAACTGACTTCAAAGAGGCCTCAGCAGCTTTACAGTTGAATTACTACCCGGCTTGTCCGGACCCGGACCGAGCCATGGGTCTCGCCCCGCACACCGACTCCACTCTCCTCACCATCCTCTACCAAAACAGCACTAGTGGGTTGCAGGTCTTTAAAGAGGGAGCCGGATGGGTCGCGGTTCCTCCGGTACCGGGGGGGCTTGTGATCAACGTTGGTGACCTTATGCATATACTGTCCAACGGGTCATACCAGAGTGTTCTTCACCGGGCCATGGTGAACCGTAGCCATCACCGGCTATCCTCGGCTTATTTATATGGGCCACCGTCTACTGTGGAAATATCACCCCATCCAAAATTAGTAGGGCCAACTCACCCACCCCTCTATCGACCGGTTACTTGGAACGAGTACCTTCACACCAAAGCTAAACATTTCAACAAGGCACTCTCATCGGTTCGGGTTTGAGTTCCTCTAAATGGATTGGGTGATGTAAATGAACAAAATAATAGCGTTACAGTTGGCTAAGAGAGAGAGAGATTTTGTTTTGTTTCACTTATATTGTTCCTTCCCATGTTTCCATTGGTTTGGACGTTATATGGGACCCTACCCTACTAGTTTGGAGCATAGTGTTTGGGACATAGGAAATTTTATTTCTCTAATTTCTTAATATTAACCCCAAGCTAGAGTTGTTAATATAAATTAATGACTCATCTTTTGTTGCCATCAGATTCAATGAAGGCCAGATATGAACAGCAGGACAAAAATTTGATTTTCATATTTCATacctaatttttaatttttatcggTTAATTATAATGCAAAATTTGAACGATATCTCTATTATGTGTTTTGTCTTTGTGTTGACATAGATTGACTAAAGATTCCTTATTTGAATATCATGTAAAAAGACATTCCCCATATCTTTTAGCCCCGGATAGGATATATAGAGGAAGATCCCATCCAAAGAATAAAACAGTAAAGTCagttaaatcattgtacataaAGTTCAATAAGATAAGGAAGAAGTGCGGCTAAGATTCCAAGAAGAAACAATGTTATCAACGATTTTTGTTATGCTTGAAAGTTTGAGCATTATTGAAGAGACAGAAGTGATTTGGATTCAGGAAAAATGCTGTGAAAACTGAAGATGATATTGCCTCTGCAACCACGTGCAAGTCCACATTGGGTAGTCAGTTTTGAGAACCCTACCTTGTCCAAGATGTTGCAGTTTTTACCGTTTCTTCATTTGTTGTCATGCTCCATAAAGAAACCAAACAAGCACACATTCCTTTTCCCTGTCTGCTGTCGACCAACTTCTTTTACCTCAATTAGCAGCAAGAAGAAAGGAAATTCCTAGCATGAATTAAATAAATTCCAGATAACTTATCTTTGCATTGCTCAGTTCATAATTGAAGAGAATATGGTTGAATGGTCGGTCCCATCTCAAACATGATTGAAGGAACACCTCCACTAACATTAGAAATATGGTTTCAGTTTTCACTGAGTACATTTCTTTGTATGTTTCATTTTTTATGCGTCTTTGAATGCAGTTTCATTGATAGctattatttgaattttttttgttatttaaatAATTGTTGCTTCCTTTTGTTATCCACTAATTATCGTTTtcctattttatataaatttaatcaattatcAATAAATAAAGTATACTTTTCTTTTCCATATCAAACTTTTTAGTCATGGTTACCAACCCCTCAACAGTCCCCTCCCACACCACTGCTACTCCTACAACAATTCAAATTCTGAATCACCTTTTAAGCTTCAAGGTAGTTCTAACACTTCGAATTTACGATGCTGTTAGATGGACATGATTTTAAGATCATCTTGATGGCACCAAACTCCCTCTACAAAAACATGTTGAAGGGAATAACACACTGAAACAATTTCTTCTTATCATATTTGGTTTTGCCAAGATTAACTCATTCAACAAGCCATGATGTTTATGTTGATAGCTCAAGTGCCTTCACGATTGTTTCCACTCATACTTCACAAAAAGCATGGGGCCTTTTGTGTACggtaataattttatttctttagtaaaaaatcaaaataaaaacaaaagcggGTTTGAAATTAAAACTATGTAAAATGTTATTGCcaagtaaaatataataaaatcaaTATAACGAGAGTCTAATCAAAGATAAAATCTCAGTTTTGATTAGTGAGTTTGATAATCAATGCAAAGATAATTTTCGCGtgctttaataaattaattatagttGTTGACGTCGCATCTAGCAACCAATCTCTTCATACCTTGTCGATAACTAAGAGGAAGCTCGTTGAAATTATTCTCCTTATCAATAGACAACCATTTAACTTCACGCC
The Gossypium arboreum isolate Shixiya-1 chromosome 10, ASM2569848v2, whole genome shotgun sequence genome window above contains:
- the LOC108488892 gene encoding gibberellin 3-beta-dioxygenase 1-like, which translates into the protein MPSRFSDAFRAHPQQQLKHPDFTSLHELPDSYAWNQRDDPSPETFATESVPLVDLNDPNALQGIGHACKTWGIFQVTNHGISTSLLDMVEHTCRSLFSLPVHQKLKAARSPDGVSGYGFARISSFFSKLMWSEGFTIVGPPDEHFRQLWPQDFSYHCDVIKEYKEEMKKLAGRLMWLMLGSLGIIAKEDIKWAGPKTDFKEASAALQLNYYPACPDPDRAMGLAPHTDSTLLTILYQNSTSGLQVFKEGAGWVAVPPVPGGLVINVGDLMHILSNGSYQSVLHRAMVNRSHHRLSSAYLYGPPSTVEISPHPKLVGPTHPPLYRPVTWNEYLHTKAKHFNKALSSVRV